The sequence CAATCACAACACAGCCTGATGTGTTTATCTCACTCGATCAATCACAGCACAGCCTGATGTGTTTATCTCATTCGACCAATCACAGTACAGcctgatgtgtttatttcactCGACCAATCGCAGCACAGCCTGATGTGGTTATCTCACTCGACCAATCACAACACAGCCTGATGTGTTTATCTCACTTGACCAATCACAGTACAGCCTGATGTGTTTATCTCACtcaaccaatcacagcacagactAATGATTTATTTAACTCACTcgaccaatcacagcacagccTGATGTGTTTATCTCACTTGACCAATCACAACACAGCCTGATGTGTTTATCTCACTCGATCAATCACAGCACAGCCTGATGATTTATTTAACTCACTCCACAAATCCCAAGAACTTTCTCACTTAAATAatggaatttaatttaaatacttaacaaaaaataaacacggtgtttgttatgaaaagttgacacaacacaatcagctgtttgtgttttttaaattaatcagAAATGGAGATAATAGTTTTAATTTGATCAGCATTTTTTTGGCTCTTGATTTGCCTTCCTCGGTGCTGATggctgtctttgtgtgttttccagCCTCAGGACGGTTATCGTATGGTGCAGCAGTTCCAGTTTCTCGGCTGGCCGATGTACAGAGACACACCAGTGTCTAAACGCTCCTTCCTCAAACTCATTCACCAGGTGGACAAATGGCAGGAGGAGTACGATGGAGGAGAGGGACGCACTGTGGTGCACTGTCTGTGAGTCAGAGATGTGTTCACATATTAATACAGGTCACTGGAGCATCTATCAGCCAGGGACCTGACGTCACAGTTTGAATCGTCTTGGTCTAAATTAATAGGTTACAGctctattattattaaacaaataataatcaaTGTCTAAACATGAATGGCTAAAATGTAAATAGTAGATTCccttccacacaaacacactggagcAGAACTGAAGCtaaaaactaactccatccgtATTTACTTAAGCACATAAACTTGAGTAAACGCAGCTAgttactaccctcctctggaAATAAAGCACTGTTTGTAGACACTGTGTACACACACCATTCTTCTTTCTTTCCCCTCGCTTATACAAATCAGCCCCATCCGGCAGTCTCCTCTGAGCATATCCAATCAGCCTTTCTGTTCTCAGGCCTCCAACAGCATGAAAACAGATCAATAATCATTAGAGCATTAATTAGTAAATTCATTCGTCAGAGAGGACAGAAAGCTGGGGATTTGTGCTGGAAAGCGGCTCTTTTTCCTTCCTCACTTCTCTTAAGAGAAACATCTCCCTCTAGTGGCGGAACACACTCACAGGTCGTTCAGCTCTGTCTGGGTCTCTGTTTGTGTTCCCTGAGATAACTCTTCAAAGATTTGACAGTTGTTTTTGAGTTTAATGATCATTGTAACCTATTTGTCACATACTCTGTTggtgaaaaaagagaaatttatCAGGAGAAAAAATCTAAACACTGAATATTTGAATTTATTGGAGAGGGATTTTACAAAGTCATTTTGGCCTGTTTCTATTGGACCATTCTTTATAAAGAACAGCAAGACTGAAGATTTTTTGTGATGATGTATTGTGTGATGTATTCGAAtgctgatctgtgtgtgtatgccgGTGTGTGTCAGGAATGGAGGTGGACGCAGTGGAACATTCTGTGCTATTAGCATCGTGAGTGAGATGTTGCGACACCAGCGCTCTGTGGATGTGTTTCATGCCGTCAAAACACTGAGGAACAACAAACCCAACATGGTGGACCTTCTGGtaaatcactcacacaccttcACGAACAAAGCAAATTACTCAGTACTTGTCTCTGTTTAGAAAATACgtttagagaacacaccacactcctcacagtcacccggaggaaacccacacagacacagagagaacacaccacactcctcacagacagtcacccggaggaaacccacacaaacacagagagaacacaccacactcctcacagacagtcacccggaggaaacccacacaaacacagagagaacacaccacactcctcacagacagtcacccggaggaaacccacacaaacacagggagaacacaccacactcctcacagtcacccggaggaaacccacacagacacagagagaacacaccacactcctcacagacagtcacccggaggaaacccacacaaacacagagagaacacaccacactcctcacagacagtcacccggaggaaacccacacaaacacagagagaacacaccacactcctcacagacagtcacccggaggaaacccacacagacacagggagaacacaccacactcctcacagacagtcacccggaggaaacccacgcagacacagtgagaacacaccacactcctcacagacagtcacccggaggaaacccacgcagacacagtgagaacacaccacactcctcacagacagtcacccggaggaaacccacacagacacagggagaacacaccacactcctcatagacagtcacccggaagaaacccacgcagacacggggagaacacaccacactcctcacagacagtcacccggaggaaacccacgcagacacagggagaacacaccacactcacacagggagaacacaccacacagacagtcacccggagtgggaatcgaactcaaaacctccaggtccctgccaCCCaaaatcacacagtcacagcatatttttacattaaaatattataatgatCCTCACTGATATCGCCCTATATACACTCATACGTATTGCTCATCAACATCTCAGTCATGGTTTTAGAAGTGGAAAAATCTACTAAAACAACactgtttttacatttctaacTGAGTTAGAAAGTATTCGTTGGAAAGAAAAGTATCAGAGCATTAACTACCCACTAACGCTTTTGTGCCTGTCTTCTCTCTGTTCCAGGACCAGTACAAGTTTTGTTATGAAGTGGCTTTGGAGTATCTTAACTCAGGCTAGCTGTGCTAGCCCTCTAAACACTCGGACAACTTTGGGATATTTGGACCCAGTGGACGCTCGGTGCGCGTACGGCACAAATCCAGTGCGTGTGTTTGCGCATGTACAGTCTGCTTGTATAGTTCAACAGAGGTTCATTTATCCAACTGGGCTTTTTCAACTTCTGCAAGAGCACAATgtaacgtctcagatttcctccgtCCACTGTACTCTAACTGAAGTGTGTATTCTAAGTGAAGACGCTGCCGTTTGCCTCACTCTTTAGTTCGGGCCCGACGCCCTGAAGCCACACGTCTGTATCGCGCAAGACATTCTGTGTACGTCCTCGTAGTGTTCTCCATTTCTTTCTGATCTTCGCTGAAACACGTGGCTGGACACTATTGGGCAAGAATAGAATCTAAATGTTACTTTGATGTGCAAGTCAGTCTTAATATGGTCATGTACAAAGAGTTCATGGAAGCCCTGTGTGGTGAGGTGAGGATTACGTGCTGGAGTCAGATTTCCACCTGATATTTTCTCTGATTCTTTTTCATTCTTCGTGGACCATTACAGTGCGGTGAATATTTAAACCATGGCACGTGGTCCAGTGAACATCGTCCTTGATAAAAATGAATTCAGATCTTTACAATTGCTCACTCAGACCTGAGTACTGTACCCTGTAAATTCCTATCAGAGAACTGTGTAAATAACGAGAACTCAGACTCTCTCTGAAatcttttattttcaaatatttgaaCTAAATTATTTGCAAAGAATGACATTCTATTTTCTAACAGAGTAAATATTTCAAAACGATACATCACTAATGGTTTCGGATCACTCAATCATATAACGATCTCAGACCATGTGCCTCCTTTGCTGTTATATTTGAATTAGTAAAGTATTGCAGCCTTTGTGCCTAATGACTCTAACAATGATGGTGAAGCTCGGTGATTTATAAACGGAATTCAACCTTACAGCGACTAACCCTTTTAAATAACTGCCTTTTAAATGCTACAAATATAAACTCCGTCACAGTTTTAGTCTCAGTgccagttgtgtgtgtttggaaacaTTGATTTATTAAAGCCACCTACTGAGGTTTTACAGTTTCACTCATCATCGTTAGAGGGCAGTGTTTAGTCGGTGAAACAGCCATTTTAGGTCCGCATTAAAGTGACTCTACTGTGAGCCATgtttatggttttatttaaaGTAGATTATCTCTAAAGTGATTAAAAACAAAGAGGGgatattttttttcagatatatgataattatttaaaataataggaAAATACATGTGCAAATTTGACTCTAAACACACTTTTCTCCTCCCTGCCTCTTGGTTTTCAGAAAGCGTTGACATTACAGacatttttgcatatttttgcGCCATGTTCAAAGAAtccaaagctttttttttttttttaactttgtttttgatattgtttgttgtttatactGTAAATATGACCAGTCTAGTGTATTATTTATTCGCGCTGTGTATTTCTGTTGTGAAACACAGTGACAATCGTGTACTGGGTTCATCAGTCGAATCACCCAGAATGTATTGTCAGCTTTGGTTCATCTTGTTTGAAGAAATATTGTACAtgttcaaatatatactgtatgtaTCATAGCAAAAAAGGCCTTgatgtttattatattattgcaAACATGTCTTTACCAAGCTCTGTTCCAGTGTCGTTACCGAACTCATTTAAAGccggtaccactttagaatgaGACTACAGTTGTAAAGGTCTATACATTATTTGCAGATTGTTAATAAATTGTTTACTaataggttgtaaacacattaaaagtcattaaaaatcatttataAATCATGGATGAAAGGGCAACAGAGAcctgctgtttgccaaatagtgaacccacatccgtctacactgttaaacctcagattcTCTGTATACAGGCGTtgctttgtcttctccatcagtcgacattaaccctgtcagctttAGCACATGTTTGTTAAtacatttaaccatttaaccaccgatagaatgtctttttagaTGTTGATAATCTGGGGCATCTATGTGGTgtattagacaaaaaagaggtcactgtgttacaaatgattattaatcatttaaggtgtttacaagctatttaataaccatgtaatacatatttttgaaccatatataaacctttataagtgtagtcttattttaaagtggtatctTAAAGTCTACAAATCCAGTGTTAAATTTATGCACCTGTCCCTATTTCACCCCCAACCCACTGCttttaaaccctctgtccatTTATTTCTGTCACACTCTTTTATGAGCAGAACACGAGACAGTGAAGAGTTTggcttgtttgtgtttgctgtgttGGGACTGGAGCAGGTTTCGAAGGCCAGTGCAAGGCTTAAATGTCAACACTGCAGTACACTTAAGTTCACTTAATACATTTGTGTCCTAATTGATCTTTGACCTATTTCCAAACCTCACATCCTTCAGCTTAAATGTGCTATTTgtgttactgtgcctttaagactgatatgTAGATGACCCCTCCTCTGACTGGCTGCCTCATTTAAAAAGAAGCCCTGCTCTTGACTGAAGGCAGatatttgtgtatgtttgtgttttgtgacatcacaaatacaACAAATCCAAAATAGGTTGCTTCTGAAGTGCGATGTTCATCACAGACTTTTACAACTTTACACCTAACACATCAACTTTTCACTTCTTCAGGACACAAAGTGTCGTTAAAGCAAAGCACAACAGCACCCCTTGTGGACCAGTCTCTAAATGTAAGAAGTACATGAGAAACAGCTCCCTGTGGGGTGCAATTCCTAAACATGAGCGAGGGTGTATAAATAGCTGTTTACACATATGACCTCCGTTGCCTTTACACACATGGGCTCACTCACATGTaccgggggggggggtgggttcACCTGGAGGAAGTAGGTGAAGTAACTTACAGGTGAAGTAATGGGTGCTTTAAACAAGGTGAGTGAACTGGACCCGCATATTTTCTTCTGCTTAAAGTGGGCTCAGGCAGTAAAATGTAAAGATAAAACATTAGTAATTAGCAGTAAtagtttatttctttcaaaagcAGCGACTGATCAACTCCTCCCTAAGGTGCTGTTTACACTGAGTTTCTGAAACAGTCAAATTTCTTGAAGGAAATAGATCTTTAATCTCCAAAGACCTGTCTGTGACACAGTTCCTCACTTTCTCTTAACACTGTAATTACTGAATATTTCATAGCAGTCACTGAATAATTAATTGCAAAATGAATAACTGGATAATGAGCCTGCAGTTGAAAAGGGTAGAAAAGTGAAATGGGGCAGTTTCCCAGACCTGGGGCTTAAGTCTAGACTAAAAGGAATGTTTACTGTTACTTTAAACTGGTGCTGCCATTCAGCTTCAGGTCTGAGAAGCTTGTCCCAAGGCCCGGTTTCCTGGTAGGTTTAAAACTAAGCTACATTTTGGGCCACACCGCATTGTGATTTGAATGATTTGACTCCAAACTTGGGAAACTGGCGCTAAGTCGAGTAAATGACCTTCTGTTGGCTCCTCTCTCTGGGCAGAAACTCAGGGCTGGGCTGTGTTCAGTACGAAGGGTCGTATCTCTCGGAGTTACAAGAgtcaaacacacagcacagtttGATGGGACCTTTGGGATACCGAGCACACTCCTCCTTCTTGCCACACCTCCAGAAGCGCTTATCTGAGGAGGAAAAAACACCTATTTTCACAAGTCCCCAGTGTCCTCACAGTTTACTTTAAAGTTTCGTAATAAACCACAGTCTTTAACTCCAGGAAGATCATTTATAACATGCTTGTACACAGACTATATTAACAGAGTCAACGTTGAAAACTAATGTGCTTTAGGCAAGCGTTATTCAGAGGCATGGAGTGTTTATCAAtcattaatataattatgtaattaatgTAAACTACACCACATCACTTTTAAAATCATTTCACCTTTTGTGAgtaataatgtacctgtacagacTTTTTATTTCCAGTCTATTCCTGGATAATTCCGTGTTACTTACAGGGAAATCCTTGCTGCTGACCCATGATGCATATGTCGAGGTCAGGAGAACAGGTCACTGGGTTCCTGCAGTTTCTGGAAGTACAGCATCTGAGAGAGGAACCTGCCACACAAGTGGGATTGAGAGGTTCAGAGCAAATGGAGCTAAGATACTAAGATATTTTCATTTCAGTGCTTAGCTATGCCACTGGTTTTCTTAGTATGTGTCAttcagacaacaacaacaacaacaaaaaagatctAGCCCTAAAAGTAGATctaaatgtttaattatataaaaaataattaataaaaaaaacattgctaaTTTTCTGCAAATCACTGACCTGATAGAATTACACCTGGAGACTCTGTCTGTAAGGGATTTAATCTCTTCTGCTGTGTCTCTATTCAGCATGAAATGCCCATTTAAACTACTTTAAATATAGTCAGTGCTTATGTGCACTTAAAAAACCAAGCCTTCATATGTAATTACAAACAGAATTCGCTCATTTTTAATGCAtccttaaaaatggattcaGCACAGTGTCGGTAATAGCTTCTGTGACTAACAACAAAAGTGGAACCAAATGttttaaagggttctttagaGATCAATCTACGAGTGCTATAAAGCCTTCATCATGTTGtgaagcagtggagctgtgttctctgggtgaAAGAGCACTGTCCAGTGCCTTTGTGAAGAGTTTGAGCGGAGTTTGTAATCCAGTCTGACCTCAGTAATCTTTTCTGAATGCAATCCAATTCTCACAGAAATACGGCACTAAAGAGAGGAACTAACTCCTCACCTTAACCTCCTTAATCCTGTATTTAAAGAactgttggatgagcaggtgtccacaaattaATGGCCATGTTGTTTACACGTTTATTATATATAGATTTACAGCTCTGGaatagcaacaaaaaaaaagagtttaatCTCACCTATGGAGAACAGTAGAGCAACAAGAAGAACCAACAACAGCAGTCTCATTCTTCTGATTTCAGAGAAAAACTGGAAATGGAAATGTGAAGACCATTATTTGACCTACTTTATTAAATACAGTTCACTTTGGAACTAGATTAAAAACAATGAACGCAAAGAGTCAAGGCCGAATAGTGATGTGACTGTTAATAATTAAAGTACGACAAAGTGAAGGCTTACCCTTTGTTGTCTGGGTCTGTTTAGTCCTCTTTCTCATCTAAACTTTCACTGGCTTTAAATGctgatcatttatttacactgtaatgtttctgtgtctgaATGTTCTGTAATGGAGGAGATTACAGTCTGACCTTGATTTACGTCAGGAACATGGACTGGAGGAAAGTAACAAAACTGAGAGCCGAAAAACCGCAATGGCTTTAATTACATTAACTATTAACATACAAACCCTTACAAAATCACTGGATGTCCATCCAACCTTTTTTTTACTTCATGGCAAATACACAAATTACAAAACAATTACCATACACTGGCTTCTTAAACAATTATTCACTGGGGGTCAGTTATTTCAGTTAATTTGATCATTTTCCAGACTAAGAAAACTATTTAAGACGttaagttaattttatttatgttaatgtttaaaaaaagccCCATGAAAATAAAGCTCCAATTGTCCATTTCTGTGTGTTGTGGAACTGAAATGAGACAGAGGAAGGATTGTGCCAGAGGTCAACGTAACACAACTTTGCGACAACTTCCGGTGAGGACTAAACCAGTGAAGGTCTCTGACGTTTGCCGAGGACTCTACTAAAGTGACTaggcgtcctcttttacccggacatgttctcttttttagacttaaaaaatgtccgggcggaatttcacaaacgtccgggattttgtttttctagagcttacatagaacttcgagaagtttcgttcacaaactagtcccgccctcccctactccgattggttcgcttgagtgagaaaggggcgtggtgaagtagcctaaaatcttctgattggacggtctgactgtagagctaccgttattcatcgataaccttctctgtaaacatttaattggtcagtctgcacgtcagtagtccttgtttacgccaggcaaagctcatgtacccaccctcatctcgagcagcagTGCCAGtggtcggcaacccgcggctctgatccctctgatgcggcccagcttttgaaaataattaatgagtatttaattaaaatgtattttattttggttcgttcgttttcaaaatgtaattctatgacgATTATGGCGATATTGTAAcacctaaaatattttaatatttaaaatatttttgtcgctcttaatacacgtcacaacttccaatgtgcgacacccgccagtgtgcggtttcttgagcTTTTTGACCGCTGACTGATATTTGTTtactgccagtggataatttaagttcggcgttgtttttcattactacaaggactcaaatagacattgagtattttatttaaccgtcaacacaacgtcaTTTTTTGCggagttaaaaatattttgttgcatgcagaaatgttatttcattttctttgcagtcgttcattaatttcataaatgtaacacagtattgtttgtttatacacagcacaaaggcaaaaaaaccctgttaatgcagtgttatttcatttaaaacttcaaaagggttttgtggctcccagtgttttctttactgtgtgaaacgggtccaaacggctctttgagtggtaaaggttgccgacccctgaactgtgccgaaacgtaaatgtaagttctctgatgaattaaaaaagaaattcccatattttgtgcagcaaataaatgtgtaaaggacctaaaagtcACCCTAACTCTACAAAATTATAGAGAGAAACACAAGAAAAACAGACAGCAAGTGGGTAATGTTTTGCTTTAATTTCTATCTTCTGCAAATAGTGACACAATTCAACATTAAGAAAGGTCTTTTACTTTTTGATGCACTAAAAACCCCGTCACAAATATCAACTTTAATCTTCTAAAATGTGCGACGAAAACTCAAATATTAGCGCGTTATTGCTCGAGGAGCATGTTCTGAACAGGTTTAACGCTAAATGACAcatccagaccactaggtgtcagtagaACATCTTTCAGGAGGAAGAAGAACATTTGGAGAAATGAGACTAAAATTGACTCGTTTTTCTTGGCATTAAATATTCAATTAAGAAATGACTTTCAGTGAAAATGTTGagaaacattatatatttttttacttgtaATCACTTTTCCCTCATTATTCAGAAAGTGCCTGGTGTGTGATGGGACCGAAGATTCTGAGATTGCAGAGATTTGTCTGACAGCAGTTGACACTGATGTAAGGATTTTTCTGAAGAAGGAGGCACTCAGACAGACTGATGCATCTCTGGAAACCATTATCTGGGGAGATTCAAAAAGATCATAGTATCATTTCACCTTCTTTATCCTGGTGAGTAATACAGTCACTGCAGTTCTGCATTTTGAACACTAATGCACTTTCCTAATTGTGAAGGCCTTATTTAAAAGCAGGAAGACGTCTGAACCCTTCACGTGGGGCTGAAAGATCCTTATTGGTCATTTTTGTATTTAGTTTACAATATGAAAGAGTTATATTTTCAAACCCCAAGAGCTGCAGCTTCCTGCAGTGACCTTCGGAGATGATCTGTTCAAATCCATAATAAAGAGCTGCTGAAATATTAAAGGAAAAGTATATTGTAATTCTAAAGTTTGTGTGGACTGAGACACGTACAGGGTGAGATGGTGAATCTGGCAGAGATACAGGCCTTTTTACCAGGGGCACATGTTTCCTTGGTTGTAGAACTTCCTGCTCCAGAAGCTGCAATGCAGTTGTAACACTGCAGTGAAAGTCCTGCAGAACAATTAACGAACATGTGTTGAGTAACATGAGTCGCTGAAGGTGGGAAAATGACCTCACAAGAAAACTAAACTAAACCCCTGGAAATATGGACATACTTGGTGTTTCGTCATTCCTACATTAATTAGGGAAATAGTCTAATATAGAAAAAAAGTCCAGTCAAGCAGAGCACATTCCATTCAAGACATAACTTTAAACGTCACTCACCCTTAGCAACAAACAGGACAAAAACCAGCGTCACAAGCAAGGCCTTCATTATTCTGTAACAACAGGAACTTTAATATCAGCTGCTAAATAAATCTACTGTTCACAGATCAACagctaaataaaaacatgtcattcacagacagacagtcagtgTGAGTAACGAAGGCTCAGTTCTGAATTCCTGTGCAGAGGAAAAGCCCTGTTCACATCACATTTGGTGGATTTTTTGATAAATGAAACACATCCTCTACAggaaacatatataaatatgtctTAATATatctataaaatgtattaattccaTAACTGTGGCTGATGGTGTGGTAGGTTGTGAGAACTCACCTCTGAAATGCAGCAGCACAGAATACAGTTGTTCAGAATAAGACTTTTTATACCTTTTCTCTGTCTAAATGTAGGACACTTGTTACTTAGCCCTCATTCACAGGGTTTGTTCTTTGTTTGACGTTGTTTATCGTTCTCTCCGGTATTAACATTGATGCTGTTTTTCTTATACTGGATTTTTTCATGCACTGATACAGAATATGTTGCTTTTGTTCTCCT is a genomic window of Hoplias malabaricus isolate fHopMal1 chromosome X1, fHopMal1.hap1, whole genome shotgun sequence containing:
- the LOC136675356 gene encoding CD59 glycoprotein-like, with the protein product MRLLLLVLLVALLFSIGSSLRCCTSRNCRNPVTCSPDLDICIMGQQQGFPYKRFWRCGKKEECARYPKGPIKLCCVFDSCNSERYDPSY